The following proteins are encoded in a genomic region of Alnus glutinosa chromosome 8, dhAlnGlut1.1, whole genome shotgun sequence:
- the LOC133875014 gene encoding uncharacterized protein LOC133875014 isoform X2 yields MYGGFSPETIVPSCFFLGLCAKNLLVTIYLVYFQMLGIGFKSVFLVTAQPYIFSNGYQIRFNEEPCPHCNLGYIVPEWVEENPTLSDIKQIYGSGNTLPTTTIVLPLKPDKVKPVKDELSSIHPEVLLFLAKIKRLSVREHNKDCRLNTVSAIAITSETDFVTKKNIDADSYTLHLSAEEKDKGSYNDCRYYMWKQKFPVRQENKVERRMEVEDLVITLAFPFDERLNREMSSPGVYAFLPTEMVTNFPFIIQADFLLASSRETILLDNKWNKGILDNVPSAFINALISLVKNSEDAPVSSLAPMFKFIPVNNSSYPELNIVRESIKAKLVQENIVPSESYTKQKFFHKPCEVSRLMPAFWEILEKAKDQGVSLLDLSSHGNYILSSAFDRKEYDHVLSFLGVEPVNNNWYAKCIGSSNLVAGVSEELYLKILLFVADNWTSKFDCSDIRNIPLMKYVGPHGDTSLCSINECIPGNRRRLVSLSQQYHLASWLIESNREFRCVGNRFFVPKSTQEAISSFSKRLTVWEWLQAHVKISVVKVYDYAVHLIDYLQKDRKLAVAFVNFLYHSFSKNLLSKSEVDNLCLSMPLVDNYGNITTQRKGVLVPANGSKWVGLIRSNPWRGQGYVELGEDYLHPGHFAGKLTSGKQLLEFLKTHVAASDIPFISPPNAAIPAVSAPLTSENAFLLLDWIQNLKLRSTGIPDNFLKCIKEGSWLKITANGCSGYRPPSQSFMLASSLGNILQNGSVLVDIPLIDQSFYGDRIIEYKKELKTIGVMFQYGEACNYIGKHLMSLADSSTLTRYHVLSVLSFIRFLRKKSLPLEEFINSVKEKRWQRTKCGKRSPVESVLFDREWKIASQISDIPFIDTDYYGEEILAFKEELKLLGVLIGFCQSYNLVVDNLRSSSRLTSLTAEAVLLILECVRRLRSSNKLIEALKCVKCFKTNIGYNSPGECFLFDSQWGCILQVFGGFPLIDGGFYGNSIFSYKNELKQTGVKVDFEEAVKVFAQSFKQQAPSMRKENALSFLSCYRQLKDTQYKFPSDLKKYIREEKWLRTRLGDYRSPSNCILFGSDWQSISPITLLPFIDDSDNYYGEDIHEYKEELKMMGVIVDIKDGVKFVAAGLYFPQDPSHITPGNILTLLKCIRILLQDKNYSFPDNFWKNVSQKWLKTRVGHRPPDKCLLFDSSWGSYLKQSDGPFVHEGFYGSGITSYKEELNAIGVIVDVKKGCPLIASYLDFHLEFSTIVRIYNYLSKFNWEPDNEAAKRIWIPDGSQNGKWVSPRECVLHDKDGLFSLQLQVLEKHYEQNLFSFFSNAFHVRNNPSVDDYCKLWKVWESSGHPLQHADCCKFWVCVSRHWSAKTESTLADSLVKLPVGSGSDGILLSNKRDVFIADDLQLKDLFEQFSPQPIFVWNPRQSLPSLPRTKLLEIYRKIGVPTISESVQKEESSLVDVAHLNQVNPKEVLIKKGLVGLILGFLAGPTMKMEVETRHEAIKGLLNITFLETVEPITFNYSLSLSSGELVKATGTRMIRWDREASKFLAQKLDRSSGYKNIIEYATYFSEAISEGLLWENSDHIGALSELIKLGFFLEFNEEAVGFLMKSKNLQIFIEDEEFLAATFPSD; encoded by the exons ATGTACGGTGGCTTCAGTCCCGAAACTATTGTTCCTAGCTGCTTCTTTCTTGGATTGTGTGCCAAGAATCTATTGGTTACCATTTATTTGGTCTATTTCCAAATGTTAG GAATTGGGTTCAAGAGTGTCTTTCTGGTTACTGCTCAGCCATACATATTCAGCAATGGGTATCAGATTCGGTTCAACGAAGAGCCTTGCCCACATTGCAATCTTGGGTACATTGTGCCTGAATGGGTGGAGGAAAACCCAACTCTTTCTGACATAAAACAAATCTATGGTTCTGGAAATACTCTTCCAACGACAACAATAGTCTTACCTCTGAAGCCCGATAAGGTCAAACCCGTGAAGGACGAGCTCTCTAGCATTCATCCTGAAGTTCTGTTGTTCCTTGCAAAGATAAAGCGGCTTTCTGTCAGGGAACATAATAAGGATTGTAGACTCAATACTGTCAGTGCAATAGCTATTACGAGTGAGACTGACTTTGTGACGAAGAAGAACATTGATGCTGACTCCTACACACTCCATCTCTCAGCCGAGGAAAAGGATAAGGGGTCCTACAACGATTGCCGTTACTACATGTGGAAACAGAAGTTTCCTGTCAGGCAAGAAAACAAAGTGGAAAGGAGAATGGAAGTAGAAGACTTGGTGATCACGTTGGCTTTTCCCTTTGATGAGCGTCTCAACAGAGAGATGAGCTCACCTGGGGTCTATGCATTTCTTCCGACAGAGATGGTCACTAACTTTCCCTTCATAATCCAGGCAGATTTTCTTCTTGCATCATCAAGGGAAACGATCCTCTTGGACAACAAGTGGAACAAAGGGATTCTTGACAATGTGCCCTCTGCTTTTATCAATGCTTTGATCTCTCTTGTAAAAAATTCAGAAGATGCTCCAGTATCTAGTTTGGCTCCCATGTTCAAGTTCATTCCTGTCAACAACTCTTCTTATCCAGAGTTGAATATCGTGAGGGAGTCGATCAAAGCAAAGCTTGTACAAGAAAATATTGTTCCAAGTGAGTCGTACACAAAGCAGAAATTCTTTCATAAACCTTGCGAAGTTAGTAGGCTTATGCCTGCTTTCTGGGAGATATTGGAGAAGGCGAAGGATCAAGGGGTGAGTTTGCTCGATCTCTCGTCACATGgaaattatattttgagttCTGCATTTGACAGAAAGGAGTATGATCACGTATTGAGTTTCTTGGGAGTGGAGCCAGTCAATAACAACTGGTATGCGAAGTGCATTGGGAGTTCTAATCTCGTTGCAGGAGTGTCAGAGGAGCTGTATCTGAAGATTTTACTATTTGTTGCTGATAATTGGACGTCGAAATTTGACTGCTCCGACATCAGGAATATACCACTAATGAAATATGTGGGTCCTCATGGGGATACGTCTTTGTGCAGCATAAATGAATGCATACCTGGGAACCGGCGGAGGTTGGTTTCCCTATCACAACAGTATCATCTGGCGTCATGGCTGATTGAATCCAACAGGGAATTCAGATGTGTGGGCAATCGTTTTTTTGTACCTAAAAGCACTCAAGAAGCTATCTCCTCCTTCTCTAAGAGGCTGACGGTGTGGGAATGGCTTCAAGCTCATGTGAAGATTAGTGTTGTTAAAGTATATGACTATGCAGTTCACCTAATtgattatctccaaaaagaccgGAAGCTTGCTGTTGCCTTTGTTAACTTCTTATATCACTCTTTCTCGAAGAATCTTCTTTCAAAATCGGAGGTGGATAATTTGTGTCTTTCTATGCCGCTCGTAGATAATTATGGGAATATAACGACCCAGAGGAAAGGGGTTCTTGTCCCTGCGAATGGAAGCAAATGGGTGGGATTGATTCGTTCGAATCCATGGAGAGGTCAAGGCTATGTTGAGTTAGGAGAAGACTACTTGCATCCAGGCCATTTTGCAGGTAAATTGACTTCTGGAAAACAGCTCTTAGAGTTCCTTAAAACTCATGTTGCAGCTTCTGATATCCCTTTTATATCTCCTCCAAATGCTGCAATTCCTGCTGTTTCTGCACCACTTACCAGTGAAAATGCATTCTTGTTGTTGGATTGGATTCAAAACCTGAAACTTAGATCAACTGGCATTCCAGATAACTTCTTGAAATGCATAAAGGAAGGTAGCTGGCTCAAAATTACTGCCAATGGCTGTTCTGGCTACAGGCCACCATCTCAGTCATTCATGCTTGCCTCGTCACTGGGAAACATTTTGCAGAATGGATCAGTGCTTGTTGATATTCCATTGATTGATCAAAGTTTTTATGGAGATAGAATAATTGAGTATAAGAAGGAGCTGAAGACAATTGGAGTCATGTTTCAGTATGGGGAAGCATGTAACTACATTGGGAAGCATCTTATGTCTCTTGCAGATTCCTCCACTTTGACTAGATACCACGTGCTTTCTGTCCTTAGTTTCATCAGATTCTTGCGGAAAAAATCTCTTCCTCTTGAGGAATTCATCAACAGtgtcaaagaaaaaagatggcAAAGGACAAAATGTGGTAAAAGGTCTCCAGTTGAATCTGTTTTGTTTGATCGTGAATGGAAAATTGCATCACAAATCAGTGACATCCCTTTCATTGATACAGATTACTATGGGGAGGAAATCCTTGCTTTTAAAGAGGAACTCAAGTTGCTTGGTGTGTTAATTGGATTCTGTCAAAGTTACAACCTCGTTGTAGACAACTTGAGGTCGTCTTCACGCTTGACTTCCCTGACAGCTGAGGCTGTTCTTTTGATCCTGGAATGTGTACGTCGTTTAAGATCATCCAACAAACTCATTGAGGCATTGAAATGCGTGAAATGCTTCAAGACAAATATCGGTTACAATTCTCCAGGAGAATGCTTCTTGTTTGACTCACAATGGGGTTGCATCCTACAGGTTTTCGGAGGTTTCCCATTGATTGATGGTGGTTTTTATGGAAACAGCATCTTCTCTTACAAAAACGAGTTGAAGCAAACAGGGGTGAAGGTGGATTTTGAGGAGGCGGTCAAAGTATTTGCTCAAAGTTTCAAGCAGCAAGCACCTTccatgagaaaagaaaatgctttgTCTTTCTTGTCATGTTACAGACAGCTAAAGGACACTCAATATAAGTTTCCTTCAGATCTTAAGAAATACATACGGGAGGAGAAGTGGTTGCGGACTCGGCTAGGTGATTATAGATCTCCAAGCAATTGTATTCTATTTGGGTCAGATTGGCAATCAATTTCTCCAATTACTCTCCTCCCTTTCATAGATGATAGTGACAACTATTATGGGGAGGACATTCATGAATACAAGGAAGAGCTGAAGATGATGGGGGTTATTGTTGATATCAAAGATGGTGTGAAGTTCGTAGCTGCTGGTCTTTATTTCCCCCAAGATCCCTCCCACATAACTCCTGGAAATATTCTTACATTGCTCAAATGCATTCGCATTTTATTGCAAGATAAGAATTATTCATTTCCGGACAATTTCTGGAAAAATGTTTCCCAAAAATGGTTGAAGACCCGTGTTGGTCATAGGCCTCCAGACAAGTGTTTATTATTCGATTCCAGTTGGGGTTCTTATTTGAAGCAGAGTGATGGACCTTTTGTACATGAAGGTTTTTATGGTTCTGGTATTACGTCTTACAAAGAAGAACTCAATGCAATAGGGGTTATTGTTGATGTGAAAAAAGGATGCCCATTGATTGCCAGCTACCTTGATTTCCATCTTGAATTTTCTACTATAGTTCGAATATATAACTACTTGAGTAAGTTTAATTGGGAGCCAGACAATGAAGCTGCCAAAAGGATTTGGATCCCAGATGGAAGTCAGAATGGAAAGTGGGTCAGCCCCAGAGAATGTGTTTTGCATGACAAGGATGGTCTATTCAGTTTGCAGCTCCAGGTTTTGGAGAAACACTATGAGCAAAATTTATTTAGCTTTTTCTCCAATGCTTTCCATGTTAGAAACAATCCTTCAGTGGATGATTACTGCAAGCTCTGGAAGGTTTGGGAAAGTTCAGGACACCCATTGCAACATGCTGACTGTTGTAAGTTTTGGGTGTGTGTTTCGAGGCATTGGAGCGCAAAGACTGAGAGTACTCTTGCTGATAGCTTGGTGAAATTACCTGTTGGTTCAGGCTCAGATGGAATCTTGCTGTCCAACAAGCGTGATGTTTTCATTGCTGACGATCTCCAACTGAAGGATCTTTTTGAGCAGTTTTCTCCTCAACCTATATTTGTCTGGAACCCTCGGCAAAGCTTGCCTTCTTTACCTCGGACAAAGTTGCTTGAAATTTACAGGAAAATTGGGGTTCCAACTATATCTGAATCTGTGCAGAAGGAAGAATCATCCTTAGTGGATGTTGCTCATCTCAATCAGGTGAATCCAAAGGAAGTTTTGATTAAGAAAGGGCTGGTTGGGCTCATCCTTGGTTTTCTAGCAGGCCCTacaatgaaaatggaagtggaaaCGAGGCATGAGGCTATCAAAGGGCTTCTGAATATTACTTTCCTCGAGACTGTTGAACCCATCACTTTTAATTATAGCTTATCTCTTTCTTCTGGGGAACTTGTGAAAGCAACAGGAACCCGAATGATACGTTGGGATAGAGAGGCTTCAAAGTTTTTGGCACAAAAGCTGGACAGGTCTAGTGGTTATAAGAATATCATTGAATATGCCACATATTTTTCTGAAGCAATATCAGAGGGTTTGTTATGGGAGAACAGCGATCATATTGGTGCCCTCTCTGAGCTGATAAAGTTGGGCTTCTTTCTGGAATTTAATGAAGAAGCAGTCGGGTTTTTAATGAAGTCCAAGAATTTGCAGATTTTCATTGAGGATGAGGAGTTCCTCGCTGCTACCTTCCCTTCTGACTAG
- the LOC133875014 gene encoding uncharacterized protein LOC133875014 isoform X1: METAREHIEEIRKKKFSIGGEENPLTEDLHQAVKNLSAELYAKDVHFLMELIQNAEDNNYLEGVDPSLEFIITSQDITATGAPATLLIFNNEKGFSSKNIDSICSVGRSTKKGNRKRGYIGEKGIGFKSVFLVTAQPYIFSNGYQIRFNEEPCPHCNLGYIVPEWVEENPTLSDIKQIYGSGNTLPTTTIVLPLKPDKVKPVKDELSSIHPEVLLFLAKIKRLSVREHNKDCRLNTVSAIAITSETDFVTKKNIDADSYTLHLSAEEKDKGSYNDCRYYMWKQKFPVRQENKVERRMEVEDLVITLAFPFDERLNREMSSPGVYAFLPTEMVTNFPFIIQADFLLASSRETILLDNKWNKGILDNVPSAFINALISLVKNSEDAPVSSLAPMFKFIPVNNSSYPELNIVRESIKAKLVQENIVPSESYTKQKFFHKPCEVSRLMPAFWEILEKAKDQGVSLLDLSSHGNYILSSAFDRKEYDHVLSFLGVEPVNNNWYAKCIGSSNLVAGVSEELYLKILLFVADNWTSKFDCSDIRNIPLMKYVGPHGDTSLCSINECIPGNRRRLVSLSQQYHLASWLIESNREFRCVGNRFFVPKSTQEAISSFSKRLTVWEWLQAHVKISVVKVYDYAVHLIDYLQKDRKLAVAFVNFLYHSFSKNLLSKSEVDNLCLSMPLVDNYGNITTQRKGVLVPANGSKWVGLIRSNPWRGQGYVELGEDYLHPGHFAGKLTSGKQLLEFLKTHVAASDIPFISPPNAAIPAVSAPLTSENAFLLLDWIQNLKLRSTGIPDNFLKCIKEGSWLKITANGCSGYRPPSQSFMLASSLGNILQNGSVLVDIPLIDQSFYGDRIIEYKKELKTIGVMFQYGEACNYIGKHLMSLADSSTLTRYHVLSVLSFIRFLRKKSLPLEEFINSVKEKRWQRTKCGKRSPVESVLFDREWKIASQISDIPFIDTDYYGEEILAFKEELKLLGVLIGFCQSYNLVVDNLRSSSRLTSLTAEAVLLILECVRRLRSSNKLIEALKCVKCFKTNIGYNSPGECFLFDSQWGCILQVFGGFPLIDGGFYGNSIFSYKNELKQTGVKVDFEEAVKVFAQSFKQQAPSMRKENALSFLSCYRQLKDTQYKFPSDLKKYIREEKWLRTRLGDYRSPSNCILFGSDWQSISPITLLPFIDDSDNYYGEDIHEYKEELKMMGVIVDIKDGVKFVAAGLYFPQDPSHITPGNILTLLKCIRILLQDKNYSFPDNFWKNVSQKWLKTRVGHRPPDKCLLFDSSWGSYLKQSDGPFVHEGFYGSGITSYKEELNAIGVIVDVKKGCPLIASYLDFHLEFSTIVRIYNYLSKFNWEPDNEAAKRIWIPDGSQNGKWVSPRECVLHDKDGLFSLQLQVLEKHYEQNLFSFFSNAFHVRNNPSVDDYCKLWKVWESSGHPLQHADCCKFWVCVSRHWSAKTESTLADSLVKLPVGSGSDGILLSNKRDVFIADDLQLKDLFEQFSPQPIFVWNPRQSLPSLPRTKLLEIYRKIGVPTISESVQKEESSLVDVAHLNQVNPKEVLIKKGLVGLILGFLAGPTMKMEVETRHEAIKGLLNITFLETVEPITFNYSLSLSSGELVKATGTRMIRWDREASKFLAQKLDRSSGYKNIIEYATYFSEAISEGLLWENSDHIGALSELIKLGFFLEFNEEAVGFLMKSKNLQIFIEDEEFLAATFPSD, translated from the exons ATGGAGACGGCGAGAGAACATATAGAGGAGATAcgtaaaaaaaagttttctattGGAGGGGAAGAGAACCCATTGACGGAGGATCTTCACCAGGCCGTCAAGAACCTCTCTGCTGAACTTTATGCCAAGGATGTCCACTTCCTCATGGAACTCATTCAG AATGCGGAAGACAACAATTACTTGGAGGGTGTGGATCCATCGCTTGAGTTCATCATAACTTCTCAGGACATTACGGCCACGGGAGCTCCAGCGACATTGCTGATTTTCAACAATGAAAAAGGTTTCTCTTCCAAAAATATAGACTCCATTTGCAGTGTTGGTCGCTCCACCAAGAAAGGCAACAGGAAACGCGGTTATATTGGAGAGAAAG GAATTGGGTTCAAGAGTGTCTTTCTGGTTACTGCTCAGCCATACATATTCAGCAATGGGTATCAGATTCGGTTCAACGAAGAGCCTTGCCCACATTGCAATCTTGGGTACATTGTGCCTGAATGGGTGGAGGAAAACCCAACTCTTTCTGACATAAAACAAATCTATGGTTCTGGAAATACTCTTCCAACGACAACAATAGTCTTACCTCTGAAGCCCGATAAGGTCAAACCCGTGAAGGACGAGCTCTCTAGCATTCATCCTGAAGTTCTGTTGTTCCTTGCAAAGATAAAGCGGCTTTCTGTCAGGGAACATAATAAGGATTGTAGACTCAATACTGTCAGTGCAATAGCTATTACGAGTGAGACTGACTTTGTGACGAAGAAGAACATTGATGCTGACTCCTACACACTCCATCTCTCAGCCGAGGAAAAGGATAAGGGGTCCTACAACGATTGCCGTTACTACATGTGGAAACAGAAGTTTCCTGTCAGGCAAGAAAACAAAGTGGAAAGGAGAATGGAAGTAGAAGACTTGGTGATCACGTTGGCTTTTCCCTTTGATGAGCGTCTCAACAGAGAGATGAGCTCACCTGGGGTCTATGCATTTCTTCCGACAGAGATGGTCACTAACTTTCCCTTCATAATCCAGGCAGATTTTCTTCTTGCATCATCAAGGGAAACGATCCTCTTGGACAACAAGTGGAACAAAGGGATTCTTGACAATGTGCCCTCTGCTTTTATCAATGCTTTGATCTCTCTTGTAAAAAATTCAGAAGATGCTCCAGTATCTAGTTTGGCTCCCATGTTCAAGTTCATTCCTGTCAACAACTCTTCTTATCCAGAGTTGAATATCGTGAGGGAGTCGATCAAAGCAAAGCTTGTACAAGAAAATATTGTTCCAAGTGAGTCGTACACAAAGCAGAAATTCTTTCATAAACCTTGCGAAGTTAGTAGGCTTATGCCTGCTTTCTGGGAGATATTGGAGAAGGCGAAGGATCAAGGGGTGAGTTTGCTCGATCTCTCGTCACATGgaaattatattttgagttCTGCATTTGACAGAAAGGAGTATGATCACGTATTGAGTTTCTTGGGAGTGGAGCCAGTCAATAACAACTGGTATGCGAAGTGCATTGGGAGTTCTAATCTCGTTGCAGGAGTGTCAGAGGAGCTGTATCTGAAGATTTTACTATTTGTTGCTGATAATTGGACGTCGAAATTTGACTGCTCCGACATCAGGAATATACCACTAATGAAATATGTGGGTCCTCATGGGGATACGTCTTTGTGCAGCATAAATGAATGCATACCTGGGAACCGGCGGAGGTTGGTTTCCCTATCACAACAGTATCATCTGGCGTCATGGCTGATTGAATCCAACAGGGAATTCAGATGTGTGGGCAATCGTTTTTTTGTACCTAAAAGCACTCAAGAAGCTATCTCCTCCTTCTCTAAGAGGCTGACGGTGTGGGAATGGCTTCAAGCTCATGTGAAGATTAGTGTTGTTAAAGTATATGACTATGCAGTTCACCTAATtgattatctccaaaaagaccgGAAGCTTGCTGTTGCCTTTGTTAACTTCTTATATCACTCTTTCTCGAAGAATCTTCTTTCAAAATCGGAGGTGGATAATTTGTGTCTTTCTATGCCGCTCGTAGATAATTATGGGAATATAACGACCCAGAGGAAAGGGGTTCTTGTCCCTGCGAATGGAAGCAAATGGGTGGGATTGATTCGTTCGAATCCATGGAGAGGTCAAGGCTATGTTGAGTTAGGAGAAGACTACTTGCATCCAGGCCATTTTGCAGGTAAATTGACTTCTGGAAAACAGCTCTTAGAGTTCCTTAAAACTCATGTTGCAGCTTCTGATATCCCTTTTATATCTCCTCCAAATGCTGCAATTCCTGCTGTTTCTGCACCACTTACCAGTGAAAATGCATTCTTGTTGTTGGATTGGATTCAAAACCTGAAACTTAGATCAACTGGCATTCCAGATAACTTCTTGAAATGCATAAAGGAAGGTAGCTGGCTCAAAATTACTGCCAATGGCTGTTCTGGCTACAGGCCACCATCTCAGTCATTCATGCTTGCCTCGTCACTGGGAAACATTTTGCAGAATGGATCAGTGCTTGTTGATATTCCATTGATTGATCAAAGTTTTTATGGAGATAGAATAATTGAGTATAAGAAGGAGCTGAAGACAATTGGAGTCATGTTTCAGTATGGGGAAGCATGTAACTACATTGGGAAGCATCTTATGTCTCTTGCAGATTCCTCCACTTTGACTAGATACCACGTGCTTTCTGTCCTTAGTTTCATCAGATTCTTGCGGAAAAAATCTCTTCCTCTTGAGGAATTCATCAACAGtgtcaaagaaaaaagatggcAAAGGACAAAATGTGGTAAAAGGTCTCCAGTTGAATCTGTTTTGTTTGATCGTGAATGGAAAATTGCATCACAAATCAGTGACATCCCTTTCATTGATACAGATTACTATGGGGAGGAAATCCTTGCTTTTAAAGAGGAACTCAAGTTGCTTGGTGTGTTAATTGGATTCTGTCAAAGTTACAACCTCGTTGTAGACAACTTGAGGTCGTCTTCACGCTTGACTTCCCTGACAGCTGAGGCTGTTCTTTTGATCCTGGAATGTGTACGTCGTTTAAGATCATCCAACAAACTCATTGAGGCATTGAAATGCGTGAAATGCTTCAAGACAAATATCGGTTACAATTCTCCAGGAGAATGCTTCTTGTTTGACTCACAATGGGGTTGCATCCTACAGGTTTTCGGAGGTTTCCCATTGATTGATGGTGGTTTTTATGGAAACAGCATCTTCTCTTACAAAAACGAGTTGAAGCAAACAGGGGTGAAGGTGGATTTTGAGGAGGCGGTCAAAGTATTTGCTCAAAGTTTCAAGCAGCAAGCACCTTccatgagaaaagaaaatgctttgTCTTTCTTGTCATGTTACAGACAGCTAAAGGACACTCAATATAAGTTTCCTTCAGATCTTAAGAAATACATACGGGAGGAGAAGTGGTTGCGGACTCGGCTAGGTGATTATAGATCTCCAAGCAATTGTATTCTATTTGGGTCAGATTGGCAATCAATTTCTCCAATTACTCTCCTCCCTTTCATAGATGATAGTGACAACTATTATGGGGAGGACATTCATGAATACAAGGAAGAGCTGAAGATGATGGGGGTTATTGTTGATATCAAAGATGGTGTGAAGTTCGTAGCTGCTGGTCTTTATTTCCCCCAAGATCCCTCCCACATAACTCCTGGAAATATTCTTACATTGCTCAAATGCATTCGCATTTTATTGCAAGATAAGAATTATTCATTTCCGGACAATTTCTGGAAAAATGTTTCCCAAAAATGGTTGAAGACCCGTGTTGGTCATAGGCCTCCAGACAAGTGTTTATTATTCGATTCCAGTTGGGGTTCTTATTTGAAGCAGAGTGATGGACCTTTTGTACATGAAGGTTTTTATGGTTCTGGTATTACGTCTTACAAAGAAGAACTCAATGCAATAGGGGTTATTGTTGATGTGAAAAAAGGATGCCCATTGATTGCCAGCTACCTTGATTTCCATCTTGAATTTTCTACTATAGTTCGAATATATAACTACTTGAGTAAGTTTAATTGGGAGCCAGACAATGAAGCTGCCAAAAGGATTTGGATCCCAGATGGAAGTCAGAATGGAAAGTGGGTCAGCCCCAGAGAATGTGTTTTGCATGACAAGGATGGTCTATTCAGTTTGCAGCTCCAGGTTTTGGAGAAACACTATGAGCAAAATTTATTTAGCTTTTTCTCCAATGCTTTCCATGTTAGAAACAATCCTTCAGTGGATGATTACTGCAAGCTCTGGAAGGTTTGGGAAAGTTCAGGACACCCATTGCAACATGCTGACTGTTGTAAGTTTTGGGTGTGTGTTTCGAGGCATTGGAGCGCAAAGACTGAGAGTACTCTTGCTGATAGCTTGGTGAAATTACCTGTTGGTTCAGGCTCAGATGGAATCTTGCTGTCCAACAAGCGTGATGTTTTCATTGCTGACGATCTCCAACTGAAGGATCTTTTTGAGCAGTTTTCTCCTCAACCTATATTTGTCTGGAACCCTCGGCAAAGCTTGCCTTCTTTACCTCGGACAAAGTTGCTTGAAATTTACAGGAAAATTGGGGTTCCAACTATATCTGAATCTGTGCAGAAGGAAGAATCATCCTTAGTGGATGTTGCTCATCTCAATCAGGTGAATCCAAAGGAAGTTTTGATTAAGAAAGGGCTGGTTGGGCTCATCCTTGGTTTTCTAGCAGGCCCTacaatgaaaatggaagtggaaaCGAGGCATGAGGCTATCAAAGGGCTTCTGAATATTACTTTCCTCGAGACTGTTGAACCCATCACTTTTAATTATAGCTTATCTCTTTCTTCTGGGGAACTTGTGAAAGCAACAGGAACCCGAATGATACGTTGGGATAGAGAGGCTTCAAAGTTTTTGGCACAAAAGCTGGACAGGTCTAGTGGTTATAAGAATATCATTGAATATGCCACATATTTTTCTGAAGCAATATCAGAGGGTTTGTTATGGGAGAACAGCGATCATATTGGTGCCCTCTCTGAGCTGATAAAGTTGGGCTTCTTTCTGGAATTTAATGAAGAAGCAGTCGGGTTTTTAATGAAGTCCAAGAATTTGCAGATTTTCATTGAGGATGAGGAGTTCCTCGCTGCTACCTTCCCTTCTGACTAG